Within Anaerolineales bacterium, the genomic segment CTCCGAAATCAAGCGGGGGAAGGGCAGGCGAAAGCTCAAACCTTTTCCACCAACTTCATTGGAATTTGGCCACCATGCGTAAGATGTCGAAACCTTCCGCAAACGGCCTCTCCGCCAATGCGCCGTTGCGCACCATCGTCGCCCGGACGACTTCGGGCGAGAAATAATAACGATCGGCGTAGGTCTCGTACTGCGCCAGAGCCGTGAGCTTTAATTCGACGTCTTTTTCGTCGACCTCGACGAGAAAGTGAGGGAAGAAACCATAACTGCTGCGGAAGACGTCGAAACCCAACACCGTCACGCCGCGAAAAGCTCGCAGCGCCTCTTCCGTCACGATGCGATGATCCTGATGGATGTCTGCCCTGGTGTGGGCGAAGACGATATCCGGGGCATACTCGTGATTCACGTTGTAGAGATACTCCAGAATTTGCTGCCGATCCCGGGGAAAATTGCGTGTCTCAAATTCGTCGAGGACCACACACTCTTTGGACAATCCCAAGATTTCCATGCTGCGGAAATGTTCCTGCGGGATGTTTTTCAACTTGGGATTTTTCTGGTTGTCGGAAAGCGTAATGCAGCGCACTTCCGTCTGCCGAGCAACGTGAGCCAACAACGCCCCACAACCCAATTCGATGTCATCGGGATGTGCGCCGAGAAACAGAAGCCTTTCTCCATTAATGTTCACGTCGACTCCTTTGTTCCGTCACTTGGTGGCGATAAACCCACCCACGACCTTGGTCATGACCAGCTTGCCTTCGCGCTCGGCACGCCGAATCGCTGCCTGGCGGATTTTATCCATCACGCGCTCGAAATCGTCCGTTCCTTGAAACAACCCTCGCCAGAGTTTCCGGTCTTCGGAGAGTGAAGCACGAGTGTAATCGAGGAAGGGTTTTGCGTCCGGAAACGTTAGTGGATTCTCGAATATGTGCGTCTCGACGTCGGAAAAGGTGGCATGCATGGCGTCCAGTATTTCGCTGCCGTACCGGGAGCTGCCCGGCATGGGCGGGATCGGTCGCTGGGTGGCTTCGAAGATGATGTCGTAGAAAAGCTGCTTGTTTTCCGGCATGGGCCCGGTGGTGAACAATTTCCCGCCCGGTTTCAACACCCGATACATCTCGGCGATGGTGAAAGGAATATCGACGGCGTAGTAGATGGCGAAACAACACGTCAGCAAATCAAACGTGTCGTCGTCGAACGGAAAGCGTTCGTTGAAGTTTAATTCGAGATATTCGATATCGGCAGACTTCACCGCGCTTGCCTCGCGGGCTTGCTCCAGCAATTCATGCGAAACATCCCCTCCGGTGATCTCGACCTCGCCCGACAGCGCATCGTAAAAAGCGAGACACTGTTTGCCGGAGCCGCATCCGACGTCCAGGATTTTCATTCCCCTGGAAAGGGGTAACAGGTTCAACATCCAGGCATCGATGTTCCTGCCGCCAAATTGCTCGTGAATATTGATCCGCGTTTCTAGATCCTTGCTGGTCTCCTCGTACTCCACTTTCATGGTACGTTATCTCCTCTCATCGATTCATGCCGGATTTTTCCGTGAGGCGTCAAAGCGTTTCGTCCTCCGGCTCGTTGTGCCAATCTCCTGTTCCCCGGTTCAACGCCCAGAAGAGCCGATTGTAAAGTCCCTGCAGCAGCCAGCGGACAGGTTTCCAACGCAGCAGCGACTTCCCCTTCCGCTTCGCCAGCACCATATCCGACGCCTGGGCGTCGATCGAAAAACGGCCTGCCTCCTCTGCCATGGATGGATTCACGACGTTGCCGATGAGCCGTGTGGTCCGCTGCAGCGTGGCCAAGCGCAAGTACCCCGCCGCATCGATCTGATTATCCAATTCATTGAGACCGCCCATCAGCCGTCCCACCCACTCTCCCGCAAGAAACCTGACGAGCACCGCCTTCGGCGAGACGAATTGATTGTGGCAGGCGGTGGCATACGCACGTTGGCCTTTATACTCGATGATGATGTCGTCCAGATCGCGCACCGTCTTCAAAAATGCATCCGTGTCCTTCCCCAATGAGACTGCCCATTCGCGCTCCCAATCTTCCGGGATGGTCTTGCCGTAGCTCAGACTCGTATCGGAGTCCGTTTCCGCAAAGCGCAGGTTGCTTGCGATACCGTGGTCGAAAAGCGTGCGTTCCGGGTTGCCGCTCACCATGCCTACGTTCGGAAAACCGTCGAGCAGATCCAGATGCGCTTTCAACCAACCCGGGTAGAAGAAGGTATCGTCATCCGTGTAAGCGATCACTTCGCCCGGCGCCGCGCCGGCGATGAGCCGCAAAGCGCCCAACTTGCCGATGTTTTCGCTCGAAGACAGCAGGTAGCGGATCTTGCCCTCATCCAACAGGCCTTGCAGATACGCTTTCACCGGTTCACAGCTCGCATTGTCGAAGACGAGCAGGTCGTATGGTTTCTGGGTGTGGCGGAAGATCGAGTCCAGGCATAACTTGAGCACGCCGAAACGATGCTGGAAGAAACCGCTCAAGTGCGGGATGTACACCAGGACCGCCTGCGTGACCCGGGCGGGTCGATAGCTGCTGGCGCGGCCGCGCGCCGGATTCATACCCACACGAGTCATCTACTTCTCTTCCCCCGCGCCCGAATGCTCGCCGGACGGAGATCCGCGTGAGATCAGCCGGCGTATGCGGCGTAGTATTGCCCCGCTGTAATAGCGTAATCCCTCGATCGGGTGGAACAATACCCGCACCAGAAGGGCCCGCCGGCCAGCGCCGAAACGAGCGATCAAAGCGCTCTCGATTGCCCGCAGGACGCCCATCTCGAAAAGGCTCCTGCGACTCAACGCATCTCCCTGCAGTTTCCAGGTCGCATCGGTGGGCATGAAAATGACTTCCATGCCGCCGGCAGCGGCCAGATTTTCCTTGCTTTCGGGGCCGCCGTAGGGCGGCCTTCCACCCGGAAGGTGGCTGTAATCGTGATCCTGGTGGATCACGGTGATCGCCTCGGTGGCATCGACGACGGGAACGCTCGCCGCCCGACCGGCGTAAATGGTCCAGTTGTCCCAACCGGGGCGTCCGAGGGCAAAATCCGGCATGTGGCGCAGCAAATCTCGCTCGAAAACGAAATAGTCGCTGCCCAGCGGACCGTGTCGTCTGCCGACGCCCTCCACCTGCCGGCGAAGCTCGTGCAGCCAGTCTCGGCCAAAATCGATCGGCTGCGTGATATTCAAATTCCAACGCTGCCCGAGGATCAGGAAATCCTTAAACTGGCGGCGGACCCGATCGGCGCCGGTAAGCAAGTCCTCGAGGAAGATGATGTCGGCGTTGGCGAAGCAAAGCAGGGAATGGCGTGCGTTTTCTCGCGCCAGGGAAAAAACCGCGCTGACGTACGGCGTCCCGCGCTGGTTGTGGCGCACGTCCTTCAGATGGCGGATGCCCAGCTCGTGCGCGATTTCCGCCATGCCCGGCTCGTCGCCGATGAGCAGTACCTCCACATCGTCCCCCAGGCGCGTCCATGATTCGATCGCGTTGCGCTGGATCATGTCGATGTGCGGGTTGAAACCGAAAGGTTTGGGTGAAGTAAAGATCGTGAGCATTAATAGGTCTGCCTTCTGCACCTGTCTCGAATTCCGGCCTTTCCTCGGCTTATTCCACTTCGCGGTACGTCCGCTGGCGCACGTTGCTGTTGATTTTCATCAATTCCGGTTCCTCTTCCAGAATTTCAAGCACATCTTTCCAGGTAAAGTCGTTCACGTCTTTCAAGCGAGAAAAAATCTCTCGCACGAAACGTAAATCCTCCTTGGTATCTACCGTCCACCGATAGCCGCCGTAATCGCCGTCCGCCGTGACGGAAACGATCGGGAAACGCTGCGGATCTTCGTAGAAATACGGGGTCACGTGCTCGCGGTGATAGGGCTCTTTCGCCTCCCGGTTCGCCATTTGCAGCGCATCGAAGTCCACCACTTCCACATCCAAACCGATCGGGAAGGTGCGGACGATGCGGTTGCTGGCGTAAACAGCCGGCGGATTGCTGTCCAGAAACGCCTGTATCGTGGTGTCGATCACGCCGGGGTCAATCAGCGGACAATCCCCGGTCAGCCGCACGACGATGTCTGCGTGGTACATTTCCGCCGCCTGCACGTAGCGATACAAGACATCGGCAGCGCGCCCGCGAACGCATGGATACCCGTGCGCCTCGCACAGTTCTGCAACCGCGTCATCAGCTTCATCGACCGTCGTGGCGAGCACCACCGAGTCCAACAGTTTGGACATACGCGCTCGTTCGATCACCCAGGCGATCATCGCCCGGCCTTGAATCTCTGCCAGAACTTTCCCGGGTAAACGGCTCGAACCCATACGAGCCTGAATGATTGCAACGATGTTTTCGCTCTCCGATGTTCGGCCCATTCAAGATATCCTTTCGAACGATCCTACGCGGCGACGCTTTCCGAAGGGATCGCTTCCCTCGTCACGAGGCCTTTTTGCCTGAATTTCTCGACATACGTCCAGGTCTCCCAATAATCCAATCCCAGTTCCGAGGCGATATCGTACACGCTCGTATCGCCTTCGAAACGCATCATGATCTTCTCAATCGCCCGATTGAGATCCCAATTTTCACGCCAATCCACCCAGAGACCGTGACCGGAAAGAAAGACCGGACCGCGGAAGTTTCTGCGCGGCACATAATTCGAGGCGTAAATGCGTACAGTTACCTCGATCACGTCCAGCGCCTGCTGCAGCATTTCCTCATGAATGATATCCGGATTGTCGTCGCTCGTGTGGTACTCGTCATACGGCCAGCGGCTCAATGAAATACACGGAACGTTGACGCCCGGGCCGTTGATCACGCGCTCGTCGTTGGCAACGACCTGGGCGAACTCGCCTTCACGGAATTCCTCCCCGCTGTTTGCGAGCGCGAACCTGGCAATGCGGTCGATCAAATGATCGTCCTGGCGTGAACGCTGCAAAATGAGCGAATTCTCGTTTCCCGTCATTTCGATGAAGATACCACCCTTCAAGCGGGGAATCAGATCCTCGTTGTGCGCCAGGTAAGCGATGCTGCCGATCGTCTCGGGGCAGAAGAGGAAGCGCACGCTCATCGAGCCTTCCGGCAGCCGTCGATCGGCGAGACGCTGGGCAAGCCCGATCGCCGTGACGACGCCGGCCGCATCGTCGTTCGCCTGCATCGGATGACATACGTGTGCGGCGATGATCATTTCCCCGGCATCCGGGTTCGGGCCGCCTTCCGGATGGACCAACAGCGTGCCCACCCGAAGTCCCTGGTCCGCCCGTTTGACGAATTCCGAGCGAATCACGGCCCGATACCGTTTGTCGTGCGGCAGGGAATCGAAGGTCTGCTTGGACATGCAGAAACCCCAGTCCCGATCGTAGTATTTGAATTCCCAGGGAATCGCATGCGGGCGTTTCTCGCTGTAGTACAGGTGAGGCTCCAGGTCCTTCCAGGCCAGAATTCGATCGACTGGTCCTTCAGAGACGATCGTACGATGCAGCGGATAGATCGCTTCGAGGATGGGCTTCAAAGGCAGCACCTTTTTCACCATGGTCGCAACCTACTCATGGATCTCCTTCGTGCGGTACAGTTTTTCCGGATGGTTCTTGGCGATCACCGTCCAGGCATCGTAGAAGGGATTTGCTCGCACGGTGTGCACCGAAGCGTCGCCAAGTTGATGGACCTCGATAATCTCACGCTCGATCAATTCGTTGATCGCGGGTTTGATGTCGGTGATCACCTGGAACGTCGAACGTACGTACATCGAATAGGTCTTCAGCTGCGGCTCGCCATCGTAACCCACGTAGATCCCCGAGAACTTCTTCACCCGTCGCCAATATCCTCCGGCCTTGTAGATGGCGCGCACGCTGAAGGTGAAGGAGCTGTTGAAATCCAGGCCGATGCTGACGATCAGGCCGTTGAGTTTGTGAAAAAGGGCAAAAACGGAATTGTCGCCCACGGCCTCGACGTCGTCGCAAGCTGCGAATTCCTCCTGCCGGTTTCCAAGCACGGCAAAAGAGTAGAGTGGATGCGGCGTGCGCACGGCCGCTTCCCTGCAGCGCGCCAATTCGGTGATGACACCCATGTGAGATGCGGTTTCGCGGACGTCGAAGTAATGCGTGTCCACCCAGGATTTGAAATTGAAGGTGGGAAACAACACGGTGCCATTATCGCCCACCGACTCGACCAGCGCGTCGATGACCGTGTCCGCACCCCCGTTGACCCCGCCCAGGGATTTATACGAACTGTGCACCATGATCGTATCGCCCGGGGAAATGCCCATCTTCTCGAAACCGCGAATCAGATCATCGAACTCGAGCATGCTTGCCCTCCGGACCCTGCCTCGCAAAAGAGCGGGCCAGCTCGTAGGCGTCCAGCAGCTTCAGGAAGTTCTGCTTCCAATTTGCCCGCGCTTCCGCCAGTTCTCTCGCCGCCTTACGCATGGCGGGATGGCGATCGCGTTCCGCCAGCGCCTGGAGGAGCTTCGCCTCGAGATCAGCGGCGTTTCCCGTTTCGAACCACCAGCCATGTTTGCCCGGTTCGACCCACTCGCGGTTGCCCGGGATATCCGAAACCAGCGTCGGACAGCCACAGGCCAACGCTTCCATCAAGGAAACGGACGATCCGTCGCTCGTCGAGGCGCTGAGGTACAGATCGGCGCTGCGGAAATAGCCCGGCAAATCCGCATACCGCACCTGGCCGGGCATGTACACGCGGTCGATCATATCGCTTTCACGGATACGCTCGGAGATGTCCGCACGCAGCGAACCGTTCCCGAGCAGCAGCAGGCGCAAGCTCGGTTCCGCTTTCGCCGCACGCAGAAAACCTTCGACGAGCACGTCGACTCCCGTGAGACGCTCCCAGACGCGGGTTGAAATCACGATGAAAGCATCCTGCCAGCCCAGGAGCGAGCGCAGATGGGTTTCCTTCTTGGGGGAGAAATGCACCAGGTCGACGCCCCAGGGGAAAACCACGATCCGCTCGGACGGCATGCCTAATTCCAGCGCTTTCTGACGGACGGCGTCGCAGTCACAGGCGAAGGCATCGCTGCGTTTCAGCGTGTACCGCGCCGCCCAACGTCCGATGCCTCTTCTGGCGCCCAATAACATATCTGATCCCCATGACATGCTCACAAGGGGATGGAATCCCGCCAGCGCGGTGAGAAAGGCCGGCGATTGGATTGGGCCGGCATGAACGACGTCCGGCTGCTCGCGCTGAAGAACGCCTTTCAGATCCCGCACCAGAGCGAGCGTGCGCAGCCGGCTGCGTCCTTTCCGCCTCCATGGCCAAAGCACCTGGCGAACGCCATCGGGCACCGGCCTCGATTCCAAACCACCACTACGCTCCAACTGTAAAAAGGAAATCGAGTGCCCGCTTTTCGAAAGCGCTTCCAAAAAGCGATGATCGTGCGGCGTATATTCGCGCGAGAAATACATCACTTTCACGGTTTCCCCAACATCGTCCAGCACAACGCTTCCCCGAAGGGGACGTCCTCGAGCACTTTGGTCCCCAACGCCTGATCGATACGAGCCGGTTCGATCGCGCCGGGAGAAGCCGGTCGGAGCACGTCGATCATTTCACGCGTCAGAATTTCACCCGCTTTAATCTCACGTGCTGCCCGCAGGCAGCGGCGCTGTACGATCAACGTGTCTCTTTCGTTGTCGGCGACGCGTTTGTCCGTCGATCCGAGAGCCCGCTCGAGCTCGTGCGTTCTGGCCACCATGTCCGCCCAGGTATCGGGATCCATGGAGAAGGGATGATCCGGGCCTTCCCGGCCGGTGTCATCCGTGAAGTGTTTCTCGATCACCCGCGCGCCGAGTGCCACGGCGCCCAACACCGTCGCGTGGCCCGAGGTGTGATCGGATAGTCCCAAGACGACATTGGGAAACACGGTAGCATAACTCTTGAGCACGTTCAGATTAATGTGATCGAAGTTCTCATCGCTGGCGGTGTAATTGGTGT encodes:
- a CDS encoding PIG-L family deacetylase, with protein sequence MNINGERLLFLGAHPDDIELGCGALLAHVARQTEVRCITLSDNQKNPKLKNIPQEHFRSMEILGLSKECVVLDEFETRNFPRDRQQILEYLYNVNHEYAPDIVFAHTRADIHQDHRIVTEEALRAFRGVTVLGFDVFRSSYGFFPHFLVEVDEKDVELKLTALAQYETYADRYYFSPEVVRATMVRNGALAERPFAEGFDILRMVAKFQ
- a CDS encoding methyltransferase domain-containing protein gives rise to the protein MKVEYEETSKDLETRINIHEQFGGRNIDAWMLNLLPLSRGMKILDVGCGSGKQCLAFYDALSGEVEITGGDVSHELLEQAREASAVKSADIEYLELNFNERFPFDDDTFDLLTCCFAIYYAVDIPFTIAEMYRVLKPGGKLFTTGPMPENKQLFYDIIFEATQRPIPPMPGSSRYGSEILDAMHATFSDVETHIFENPLTFPDAKPFLDYTRASLSEDRKLWRGLFQGTDDFERVMDKIRQAAIRRAEREGKLVMTKVVGGFIATK
- a CDS encoding glycosyltransferase family A protein; this encodes MTRVGMNPARGRASSYRPARVTQAVLVYIPHLSGFFQHRFGVLKLCLDSIFRHTQKPYDLLVFDNASCEPVKAYLQGLLDEGKIRYLLSSSENIGKLGALRLIAGAAPGEVIAYTDDDTFFYPGWLKAHLDLLDGFPNVGMVSGNPERTLFDHGIASNLRFAETDSDTSLSYGKTIPEDWEREWAVSLGKDTDAFLKTVRDLDDIIIEYKGQRAYATACHNQFVSPKAVLVRFLAGEWVGRLMGGLNELDNQIDAAGYLRLATLQRTTRLIGNVVNPSMAEEAGRFSIDAQASDMVLAKRKGKSLLRWKPVRWLLQGLYNRLFWALNRGTGDWHNEPEDETL
- a CDS encoding glycosyltransferase family protein is translated as MGRTSESENIVAIIQARMGSSRLPGKVLAEIQGRAMIAWVIERARMSKLLDSVVLATTVDEADDAVAELCEAHGYPCVRGRAADVLYRYVQAAEMYHADIVVRLTGDCPLIDPGVIDTTIQAFLDSNPPAVYASNRIVRTFPIGLDVEVVDFDALQMANREAKEPYHREHVTPYFYEDPQRFPIVSVTADGDYGGYRWTVDTKEDLRFVREIFSRLKDVNDFTWKDVLEILEEEPELMKINSNVRQRTYREVE
- a CDS encoding DUF4910 domain-containing protein yields the protein MVKKVLPLKPILEAIYPLHRTIVSEGPVDRILAWKDLEPHLYYSEKRPHAIPWEFKYYDRDWGFCMSKQTFDSLPHDKRYRAVIRSEFVKRADQGLRVGTLLVHPEGGPNPDAGEMIIAAHVCHPMQANDDAAGVVTAIGLAQRLADRRLPEGSMSVRFLFCPETIGSIAYLAHNEDLIPRLKGGIFIEMTGNENSLILQRSRQDDHLIDRIARFALANSGEEFREGEFAQVVANDERVINGPGVNVPCISLSRWPYDEYHTSDDNPDIIHEEMLQQALDVIEVTVRIYASNYVPRRNFRGPVFLSGHGLWVDWRENWDLNRAIEKIMMRFEGDTSVYDIASELGLDYWETWTYVEKFRQKGLVTREAIPSESVAA
- a CDS encoding AAC(3) family N-acetyltransferase, with translation MLEFDDLIRGFEKMGISPGDTIMVHSSYKSLGGVNGGADTVIDALVESVGDNGTVLFPTFNFKSWVDTHYFDVRETASHMGVITELARCREAAVRTPHPLYSFAVLGNRQEEFAACDDVEAVGDNSVFALFHKLNGLIVSIGLDFNSSFTFSVRAIYKAGGYWRRVKKFSGIYVGYDGEPQLKTYSMYVRSTFQVITDIKPAINELIEREIIEVHQLGDASVHTVRANPFYDAWTVIAKNHPEKLYRTKEIHE
- a CDS encoding glycosyltransferase family 4 protein produces the protein MLDDVGETVKVMYFSREYTPHDHRFLEALSKSGHSISFLQLERSGGLESRPVPDGVRQVLWPWRRKGRSRLRTLALVRDLKGVLQREQPDVVHAGPIQSPAFLTALAGFHPLVSMSWGSDMLLGARRGIGRWAARYTLKRSDAFACDCDAVRQKALELGMPSERIVVFPWGVDLVHFSPKKETHLRSLLGWQDAFIVISTRVWERLTGVDVLVEGFLRAAKAEPSLRLLLLGNGSLRADISERIRESDMIDRVYMPGQVRYADLPGYFRSADLYLSASTSDGSSVSLMEALACGCPTLVSDIPGNREWVEPGKHGWWFETGNAADLEAKLLQALAERDRHPAMRKAARELAEARANWKQNFLKLLDAYELARSFARQGPEGKHARVR